A portion of the Salarias fasciatus chromosome 15, fSalaFa1.1, whole genome shotgun sequence genome contains these proteins:
- the LOC115402298 gene encoding nesprin-2-like: MREISQQSAAEERQMSEATSPPSLCQAIHNSLHHLERLRQQLEEAQSAVRALDRFLATVREAEAEIPTLLAVKDSGWQRTDAERERERQSWQAALQRLQAAAEQSDGADSRLKAVGMTVTVDGETATCQDVLKCVSKHVVEMDKRLMIAEKKQSEEVIVLKEMDKIHKKEELHQIRTLLHSSQQDVTQRILPSSATDEELRSEAKGSMLEGEHDIKPPAEEEDKLQTWPAKEDALKTRDRRQGRVSPVRKEAERKVLVKKKAALLAALRETKAAAEKLRLQEPTLPALQQRTRALTELERALAGLLSEVQYIRGASSQSELPEERETAEVEDLWEETKKAVTERFDQCCVLTELLRSFQSLRAELSGTLQRAESTIGEQASYMGRNNLQRLHTKVQEAKGELNGLGDAIEAVRSVCRQLHSHLRQIPDCTSVPFENEADTLMDRWLDLSERTDSHLENLRLALTLWDGVLQLGTEVESWTDDKLAAFTQCPSFRDEDAVKTLQSEIETQEENIQRFHRRSTEIQLLLQSSEFPLELQVVETQIRKKMEQLKELVSEAEDVYRQMVATKEQMSGRIEECLSSLQQVQDSLRCLTGPDVVTILTKLKELCWQLHSQDEQAESLMEDVRVMASIAGADSLRSLAESGALLQEQVRKTQRLFSEVEEQTDRNIQDLDRLQVENEGLEQWLRAAEEKAAKGGDLHLLKEETLQQSVRTELLNQHKTSLQSSNLQQVALLEESDRLLKRYLSFHARMLGDSQETGRSLNRDLDAFSTLSTSIRSRVKQLRQIAEASLAGSLLTPVEQKLHSAQAVLDATAEVGARLDELRVAGAGLSHRLPNGDELKEEVEETVQKAEQQWTDLLESTEPYYAVLKAEPELASFFLNQRREACRRVEELQRQTENLAALLSRRATAERTQAHQLSQKLLEECDSVQLTLKSLAERRSELAERTCSSIWQDSSWAGLDVRGSAVMAELQGVCSRLEEGVSSEDQFGRLLQDCQHKLSSLQERMSLCQTLKESSAGPNTAVSPLEVSFVK, translated from the exons ATGAGAGAGATCTCACAACAAAGTGCTGCAGAGGAAAGACAAATGTCGGAGGCCACATCCCCTCCGTCCCTCTGCCAGGCAATCCACAACAGTCTCCATCATCTTGAGCGGCTCAGACAGCAGTTGGAGGAAGCTCAGTCGGCCGTGCGGGCGTTAGATCGCTTCCTGGCCACAGTGCGAGAAGCTGAGGCCGAGATCCCAACCCTGCTGGCAGTGAAGGACTCGGGCTGGCAGAGAACCGACGCAGAGCGGGAACGGGAGAGACAGTCCTGGCAGGCCGCTTTGCAGAGGTTGCAGGCTGCTGCAGAACAGTCTGATGGTGCCGACAGTCGTTTGAAGGCGGTGGGGATGACTGTGACTGTGGACGGTGAGACTGCGACATGCCAGgatgtgttgaagtgtgtgtcCAAGCACGTCGTGGAGATGGACAAGAGGCTGATGATTGCCGAGAAGAAACAGAGCGAAGAAGTGATAGTTCTTAAGGAAATggataaaatacacaaaaaagaagaattacACCAAATAAGGACTCTGCTTCACTCTTCACAGCAAGATGTGACTCAGAGGATTCTCCCGTCAAGTGCCACAGATGAAGAGTTGAGATCGGAGGCCAAAGGAAGCATGTTGGAAGGAGAACATGATATAAAAcctcctgcagaggaagaagacaAACTTCAAACATGGCCAGCCAAAGAGGATGCCTTAAAAACCAGAGACCGGAGACAAGGGAGGGTCAGCCCGGTCAGGAAGGAGGCCGAGAGGAAGGTTTTGGTGAAGAAGAAAGCTGCCTTGTTAGCAGCACTGAGGGAGACGAAGGCGGCAGCCGAGAAGCTGCGGCTGCAGGAGCCAACTTTACCTGCACTGCAACAGag GACTCGTGCCTTGACAGAGCTGGAGAGAGCTCTCGCTGGCCTCCTGTCGGAGGTCCAGTATATCCGAGGTGCTTCGTCACAATCAGAACTAcctgaggagagagaaacagcggaggtggaggatctgtgggaagagacaaaaaaagcCGTGACTGAACG GTTTGATCAGTGCTGCGTCCTCACAGAGCTGCTCAGGAGCTTCCAGAGCCTCCGCGCTGAGCTGAGTGGGACCCTGCAGAGAGCTGAAAGCACCATCGGCGAACAAGCCTCCTACATGGGCAGAAACAACCTGCAGAGGCTTCACACCAAG gttcaGGAAGCAAAGGGCGAGCTGAATGGCCTCGGAGACGCCATCGAGGCAGTCCGGAGTGTCTGCAGGCAGCTTCACTCTCACTTACGCCAAATCCCTGATTGCACCTCGGTCCCCTTTGAGAATGAGGCAGACACTCTGATGGATCGCTGGCTGGAT CTATCAGAAAGGACAGATTCCCACCTGGAAAACCTACGTCTGGCTTTGACTTTGTGGGACGGGGTCCTTCAGCTGGGGACAGAGGTGGAGAGCTGGACAGACGATAAACTCGCAGCTTTCACTCAGTGTCCCTCCTTTCGGGACGAGGATGCCGTCAAGACTTTGCAG AGCGAGATTGAGACCCAGGAGGAGAATATTCAGCGCTTCCACCGGAGATCCACTGagattcagctgctgcttcaaagCTCTGAGtttcctctggagctgcag GTGGTGGAGACGCAGATCAGGAAGAagatggagcagctgaaggagctggttTCTGAAGCAGAGGATGTTTACAGGCAGATGGTGGCCACCAAAGAACAAATGAGTGGAAGGATAGAAGAGTGtctcagcagcctccagcaggtccaggactCCCTCCGCTGTCTGACAGGCCCTGATGTCGTCACGATCCTTACAAAACTTAAG GAGCTTTGCTGGCAGCTCCACAGCCAGGACGAGCAGGCGGAGAGTCTGATGGAGGATGTGCGTGTCATGGCCTCCATAGCCGGCGCAGATAGCCTTCGCAGCCTGGCTGAGAGCGgcgctctgctgcaggagcaaGTCAGAAAGACCCAGCGGCTCTTCTCTGAAGTGGAAGAACAGACTGACAGGAACATCCAGGACCTCGACAG GCTGCAAGTGGAGAACGAGGGTCTGGAACAGTGGCTGCGTGCTGCTGAGGAAAAAGCAGCAAAGGGGGGAGATCTTCATCTCCTGAAAGAAGAAACGCTTCAGCAAAG TGTGAGGACCGAGCTTCTTAATCAGCACAAGACGTCTTTACAAAGCAGCAACCTTCAGCAGGTGGCACTGCTCGAGGAGAGCGACCGACTGCTGAAGCGATATCTCAGCTTCCACGCTCGCATGCTCGGCGACTCACAAGAGACGGGGCGGTCTCTGAACAGGGACCTTGACGCGTTTTCAACTTTGTCGACGTCGATTCGGTCGCGGGTCAAGCAGCTGAGGCAGATCGCTGAAGCTTCACTGGCTGGAAGCCTCCTGACTCCTGTGGAGCAGAAGCTTCACTCTGCACAA GCTGTGCTCGATGCCACGGCCGAGGTGGGGGCTCGCCTGGATGAGCTCAGGGTCGCCGGAGCCGGTCTGAGCCACAGACTGCCGAATGGAGATGAGCTGAAGGAAGAAGTGGAGGAGACCGTTcagaaagcagagcagcagtggacGGACCTGTTGGAGTCAACGGAGCCTTATTACGC GGTGCTTAAAGCTGAACCAGAACTCGCTTCTTTCTTCCTGAACCAAAGACGGGAGGCTTGCAGACGAGTGGAAGAGCTGCAGCGCCAAACGGAGAATCTTGCTGCTCTGCTATCCCGGCGTGCCACCGCTGAGCGCACACAAGCCCACCAACTTTCCCAAAAACTGCTGGAGGAATGCGATTCTGTTCAGTTAACCCTAAAGAGTCTGGCTGAACGGAGGAGTGAACTGGCCGAGcggacctgcagcagcatctggCAGGACTCCTCCTGGGCTGGGCTGGACGTCCGAGGGTCAGCAGTGATGGCAGAGCTACAG GGTGTGTGCTCTCGCCTCGAGGAAGGTGTGAGCAGCGAGGATCAGTTTGGCCGGTTGCTGCAGGACTGCCAGCACAAACTGTCATCCCTGCAGGAGAGGATGTCGCTCTGTCAAACACTGAAGGAGAGCTCAGCTGGACCAAACACTGCTGTGTCTCCTCTGGAGGTCAGCTTCGTTAAATGA